A portion of the Halodesulfovibrio aestuarii DSM 17919 = ATCC 29578 genome contains these proteins:
- a CDS encoding RodZ domain-containing protein — MSEMLELGTLLREERERKGLSLEELSERIKLAPRTLAFIESGTKSELPHAVYVKGFVKSYAMVLGLDPEELGAMVDIAYKEELEEEVAEPIVARRAKRGCPVKLIAIVVLIAGLAAAGYFYMQSGTATLGNEEATVEVPVQPPVQQEEPAKQGTEQENAPEIVSVEPVVAAPSAQVKDAASEVTTETPKVAAVEPEPVASNKESTPAVEAVEIVAPSDVVAQETEKKDVATKQTKEKAEVAMRSLHIQAIADCWVEATGDDFTRKEFLLRNGQGYTLTFPQNLSLRLGNSGGISLTLDGAPYSFNGADGKVRTVYIAAQ; from the coding sequence ATGTCTGAAATGCTGGAGCTCGGAACCTTGTTGCGTGAGGAACGTGAACGAAAAGGCTTATCACTCGAAGAACTTTCTGAACGCATAAAATTGGCACCGCGCACACTTGCATTTATAGAATCAGGTACTAAATCAGAATTGCCTCATGCAGTGTATGTGAAAGGCTTTGTTAAAAGTTATGCAATGGTTTTAGGGCTGGATCCTGAAGAACTTGGTGCAATGGTAGACATTGCATATAAAGAAGAACTTGAGGAAGAGGTTGCTGAGCCTATAGTTGCCCGCAGAGCAAAAAGAGGTTGCCCCGTTAAGCTTATCGCCATTGTGGTGCTTATTGCCGGTCTCGCTGCGGCGGGCTACTTCTATATGCAGTCTGGTACTGCGACTCTCGGTAATGAAGAAGCAACTGTTGAAGTTCCTGTCCAGCCTCCTGTCCAGCAGGAGGAACCGGCAAAACAGGGTACTGAGCAGGAGAATGCTCCTGAGATTGTTTCTGTTGAACCTGTAGTAGCCGCCCCTTCCGCGCAAGTGAAAGATGCTGCATCGGAAGTTACAACTGAAACACCTAAGGTGGCAGCAGTAGAACCGGAACCAGTGGCTAGTAACAAAGAATCAACTCCTGCTGTTGAAGCAGTGGAGATTGTGGCCCCTTCTGATGTTGTTGCACAAGAGACAGAAAAAAAAGATGTAGCAACCAAACAGACGAAGGAAAAAGCTGAAGTTGCAATGCGTTCTTTGCATATTCAAGCCATTGCGGATTGCTGGGTTGAAGCAACCGGTGATGACTTTACACGCAAAGAATTTTTACTTCGTAATGGACAAGGGTATACACTTACTTTTCCCCAAAATTTGTCTTTACGTTTAGGCAACTCCGGCGGAATTTCACTAACACTCGATGGCGCTCCATATTCTTTTAACGGTGCGGACGGTAAGGTACGTACTGTATATATTGCCGCCCAATAG